A stretch of DNA from Parcubacteria group bacterium:
AAGACGACAGCTCGATTAATAATTTGACCGTTGAAGGCGGATATGCGGCTGTTTCAATCGATTCGGATGCCAGTGCGGAAATAAATAGCTGTACTATAAAAAAATTCGGAAAAATAGGCATCGATGCTTTGCCCGGAAGCGGAAGAGTGGTTGTGAAAAATTCCAGTATTTATGGCGGGGATGGAAAAGGAATGTATATTGAATTGGGAAGAAAAATAGAAATATCAGGGAATGATATCTATAGCAACGGAGAAGAAGGAATTGATGTCAGAGCTAAAGTTAGCGGATTTATAAAAAATAACAGCCTTCACAATAACGGAGAGAGCGGAATTGAAATAATAATCGGCAGTTCCGACGTGCTGATAAGCGGAAATAATATCAAAAAAAACGGAGCTAGCGGAATTGCCGCTCAGTTTTATCAGGAAACGAAAAAAACTGGAGAATTGAACATAAAAAGCAATACGATTATAAAGAACGAAAAATACGGACTAGATTGCGCTCTGCCAAGCGGAGGGAAGCCAGATTCCTCCTATTGGAGCGATTCAATCAATCTGGTGGAAAATAATCTGGAAGATAATGGCATAAAATCCATCAATGATTTTTGTAATATTATAGATGCCGTTGACGAAGTCGAAGAAGACGTAGCCAATAAAACCAACGAGAATGATTCAGAACCAAAGAAAGAGGAAACTTTGACCGATGAAGAGGTTGAGGAAGATGAGGCAATCTGGGAAAATGCGGAAACAGTAAGTGAATATCAAGATACGATGGAAACAAAAGTGAATGAGCAGATTGATAAAATAAACGCTATCAGCAAAATAAAGTTGTTCTTTTTTGGAGTAGACCATGAATCTCTTGATTTCATAAGAAATGAAATAGAAATTAGCAAGGGACAACTGAATACGCTTAAAAATGATTTAAGCCAAGTCAAAAACGAAGAAACGAAAAATGGAATACAAACTCTCATAGAAAAAATAGAAAACAAATCGAATGATTTGGAAAATTTTGTGAAAGAAAAAGAAAATAGAACAGGAATGGGCGGATGGCTATTGAATTTTATGAAAAGAATTACGAAATTTTGAAATAAGCAAAAATGTGATATAATAAAACAGTTA
This window harbors:
- a CDS encoding right-handed parallel beta-helix repeat-containing protein; protein product: MIISNAKASSYDYYVDSGYSGNEEGTKSEPFNTISEAIEASGSDDKIFIKKGDYDEKITIGKGRGLYGESESKVSLSGGIEMKDDSSINNLTVEGGYAAVSIDSDASAEINSCTIKKFGKIGIDALPGSGRVVVKNSSIYGGDGKGMYIELGRKIEISGNDIYSNGEEGIDVRAKVSGFIKNNSLHNNGESGIEIIIGSSDVLISGNNIKKNGASGIAAQFYQETKKTGELNIKSNTIIKNEKYGLDCALPSGGKPDSSYWSDSINLVENNLEDNGIKSINDFCNIIDAVDEVEEDVANKTNENDSEPKKEETLTDEEVEEDEAIWENAETVSEYQDTMETKVNEQIDKINAISKIKLFFFGVDHESLDFIRNEIEISKGQLNTLKNDLSQVKNEETKNGIQTLIEKIENKSNDLENFVKEKENRTGMGGWLLNFMKRITKF